aactgGATTTACATTCTACCAAAGTACCACACAGGGCTCGAATGTCCACAAGATCAACAGGAATTGTAGCTCAAAATATCTACTGAACCAggctttttttttccaaccagataaaataaaaaaataaaaaatatgtcataatatTGTAACTTACTATCCACTCTTATAAAGTGTGCATGTTGAATGCATCGTGTGCCAGCCATAATTCATGAGCATCAAACCCCCACAATCAAATGATTTGTCACATGAAAGAATTATTAGATATGTATTCGGAGGATAATGACTCTCTCCTTCGGCCACATTTTCAATGGTGAAATAAATGGTGTGAACTTGAATGGTCACTATTTCTACCAGCCAACTTCTGACAATGTGGACATATTCTAAGTCTTTGGCAAATTATCTGAAATTGGAGGTAGATAGAACACTGGTCTTTCCATAGGCTTACCTCTTTGAGTAGGGCAGGGTTCATGGCCAGAACAATTAATGCTGAGGCACCAAACAACATGGCATTTCTTACCTGCAAAAGCAAAAGTTATGTTTATAAATCCCATTGAAGCGTAAGTCCTGTGAAGTTTACGCAATGTAACATACACGTATATACAGTTCTTATGTAATTTTTTACAACAGGTGCATATggcaagttttgttttatttgtgagATCTATCGTAGCCTGCAGGGGCCAACAGCGGATAAGAGcgccgaactcaagctctggtgattctgttcagcagagtgtgggtttgaatcacggtcgtgacacttgtgtccttgagcaagacacctataattgcttctctccaccaaggggtaaatgggtacctgtgagggcagagatggttcttgagaTTGATTTAGTTTAGTGCGCTACAAATTTGGCAGAAACAGGTAtacagacctggaatttcatctttgagagtgGAAGATTTTTTCATTTAACAAAGGTAATTTCCAATGAAAAACATCTTACAATCTCTGGAAAATAAAGGGGCCACCAAGGTAAAGACTTGGGCAGGCACCTCAAAATGCTCTCTGTGTTATTTCAGTTGAGCTTAGGTGGCTCAATCTGCTGCAAACAATGCAAGAAATAAAATTATAGCAAACCCTCCAAAAGATAAGTGTACTGTGTTCATTTTCAAAGCAATATACAACACATTGgatttaataacaataactgcatttataacgcgccttttgccaaaggatacaaagtgccaggtattattactgcaaggagtggggcgaattttaaGATATttgacctaatccttaagcaccatgtcatggtttacaaggtgctgtggcgcaatatgctgccaatccagccaggaacaccggggcgaaccccttctgttttcgataagtgcactggttttTTTAACAcacgtttacacaacacatgggaccaacggctttacgtcccatccgaaggacgaagcaatggttatgtttcttgcttaaggacacaagtgtcacggctggggaatcaaatccacactctgctgatcagaaacaccagagtttgaattcggttctcttaaccgctcggccacgacactcctaTACATCTGAATCTTCTGAACCTACACTCCACAGACAAATGTTCCAAGTACAAAATGTGCTATAAAATAGCTtccttaaattattattattgggccCATGTCCTAGTGTACACATTTCAATTTGACAGACAATAAGAACTGAGAATTGTAATTGACTGAATACAACAACTCTGCCAAATTAAAACAAGACAAGTGTCTTTTTTCTTACTTGGTCAAGAAGAGAGCATCTTGTGGGATTGGAGCTGGAAGGTTGTTCCTTAATGGTTTCTTCCACTGCTGGTAAATAAATCAGACCAATCCATTCCTTCTTCCCGGAATCATGATTATTGGCTGGCTGGGTTGACTTTGTACAATTTTTAGGAAGCTGGTGTGATAAACATATTACAGAATTTACAGAATTTATGatgaatctgggcccaatttcataattcTGTGTGGCTGTTCTTTTCTGATTAAACCCATAGGCCTAGTGCTTTTCCGCGTCCCAACCAAAAAGCCGATTTCAActtgttttcttgaaaaaatggCAGACGATCTTTTCAGTTGTCATGCAAAACTGCTGCGATgatgggtcaaaggtcaaataagCCTGCGAGAGCCTCGTTCAAGGTAAAGGTTTTTATATAAATCCATCGTAAATCAAAtcggtcaaaaatcaaaaatgtCTTAGTGAAATCGAAAATGCAGCCCGTCGCAACTGCGATGGATTTTGTGGTTCTCGTCACGCTTGCGTTCAATTTAGCGATGATCGCAAAACAAAGTGTAGTGAAACCGGCGGCTGGTCACTTGTGACTTGTTGGAATGCTCAATTCTGCCgagcatacttctagaaactataaggctcccccatGAGGGGGGAGCCTAGGGGAGccttatattataagttatacTTAtagttttatactttgtggaagTATGCGGAGCACCGACTCTGAGTCTGACTCTGACTACTGAGCAGAAAATTGCTTTAAATTAAAGTTTaattaagcaatgttttttgcagcggcagctttgtgaaattaggAACTGGTCTCATTCAATCCATTTACATTGAGGCCCACATTGAGTCTACCTCCATGCCATTGCATTGAATGATTGATAAACGTCTTAAGAAAGGCTTTTCAGACTCGAGTTACCATTCGCATGTCGACCCCCACAATTCCTTCCGAGTCCAGCCCGCCAATCCGTGCAAATTGCCCTCGAATTTCCACCACCGATTCGCTAGTTTGGTGCAAGAAGACGACTGCTTCACCCTCCCCACGTACTCCACGCATCCCACTCGTCATCAGCACAGCTAAACATACTGCGATTTGATAATTCGGAGGAAGTAATTTTGAGAAGAATCGGAGGGCATTCCGCCGCGGGAAAGTGACACCAGCTGCCATCTTAAATTTTCAGGGATTTTTAAAACAACCGCACGACGGCTGTTTGGCGTGGTGCAAGTTCCGTCAGCAAACAGTCGTCATCCACGGAAACAAGTCTTCAAGTATTTGGGCTCGCGGTTTTTACGGTGGCATGTGTGATGTAGACCCATTTCAGCTGTGAGCAACTAAAATTTATTTTACGTAAAATCCATCAAATAAAATGCTTTCATCAGTGGTCACACAGTGTTCATTTCAACTCCAAACCACGCTACATCCATGCAGCAGAACTCAAGAGGGCGCACTTGTCAAGCCGCCATCATCAGACcggtcaaaacaaaacaatacctTGATTTGATCATCATCGGAAGTCCACTCGTTCTTCTGATCCGTGATCCTATAGAGTATTCTAAGGGAAAATGCCCGAAAGTTGTACAGCTGTTGGATGCACCAACCGGCGAGTGAAAGGAGGTGGTGTTTCATTTCATAAGTGAGTAAtcatattattaaaaaatgaaaCGCCGTGTCCGAAAACTGGacattgtttgtactttgcACTCATCATATAATatacattcattcataaataccccagacagtttctctactcctattgatggagagcacgtcacgtgggggtgtttaaacggttgataatgaccagtgtttataaccgcgtgtcaggcgcgcaagattatcatgcGGAACGCAACTCATAACTACTACTAGTAACAGCACGTAACCTACTTCACGTACACACTACCCGCGCGCAACAGACTCTGCACAAaatgtttgacaaaaaatatttcaaacctcgaattttcaactgtctAAGTGtatgtaattgtatttttgtaacgtttttaaacaaaagggcatttatgaataaGGGAATTAAAAAGAGTaatgactcattcttaaacgtccgtttgaaaccttgcagggtcgttgccgtgaactccaccctgccggctttaaacggctgTGTAAGAATTCGTTGCTACCTCCTCCTCCTAGCCCTGTGCATGCATGATGCAGTAGAATGCAATCTGTATCAATATCCTGATGTACAGTACCTGGTAGGCTATGCTTCCTACACTAGAAAACATGCTTTATTTATTGTTGTGTGGATGTTCTGTTTAATTCAGATTCCCTCTTGGAAAGCAGACTCTACTCAGCAAGTGGGTTGCAGCAATCAGCAGACCTGACTTCTATCCGTCAAAACACCAAGTGGTGTGTAGTGAACATTTTCGGGAGAATGACTACATAAGATGTTTGTATTTACTTGTACTTGTTTAGTTACAGGGTCATTTTCGTGTCAACTCAATACGCTTTGGAACCTGACTGTCTTGAACTTTACTTGTGCTAACaatagattttaattgtttggttttattttatgaCATAACGACGGCAATTTTACGAgttttaaaatggtttaaagtttatttttgtACTTTACTTTTGGTTGGAGATACGGATTTTCAAACGTGGCCATGCTTTTTGTCAAAAGTTTGTTGACCCTTATCTCAAAAAGTTATGAACAAAATTACATGGAATTGTTTTCGTGGGGTTTCTCAGAGAGTCTAACTAGCGCACAGAATTTCATTTTAATCTGTGGCAGTCCGGTTCCAAAGGATGTTGAATTTACATGGAATGACCCTACAGAGAAGTTTTATTGGCCATTCAGACTGACATTTGGttaaaaaaaggaacaaataaATTAAGCGAACGCATGAAATTGCTATATTCTTTGGTAATCTATAAATATGTTATTAACAAATCCAAGTTGACCTTTAAGGCACtagacacaattggtaattgtcgaagaccagtattctcacttagtgtatctgcataatttttttttagtgtttaatgcacaaaataacaaacctgtgaaaacttgaactcaattggtcgtcgaggttgcgagataataatggaagaaaatacacccttgtcacacgaagttgtgtgctttcagatgcttcatttcgggacctcaaaatctaactggtaaggtctcaaaatcaaatttgtggagaatttttctttcacaaaaactttgttacttcagagggagccgtttctcataatgttttatactatcaacagctctccattgctaattgttaccatgtaagttttaataCTAAAactgaccaatagtgtccactgcctttaacatttgcAGGTGTGCATCCCAGAGATGACCAAGAAGTTGTTAAGCATGAACTCATGGAGTCTGCCGTACCCTCCATCTTTCCAGATAAATACCTGACACATAAACAAAGGAAGCAAGTGAGAGAGAAGCAAGCAAGTAAGAGGCCTCCACCTAAAAGACAATTGATGGCAGCAGAACCTGGCCCGCAACCTCCAAAAAAAGCTGTTATTAATGTTACAGAAGAAGAGCACATGTATGCGTTATCGCTAAGTTCAGTCAGTGGAAAACTAATAGAAACAACCAGCAAACTTCAAGAGGTTCGTAAGGAACTCAAAGTGGCAAAACAGAAAGTAAGACGTCAAAGTAAAAAAATCTCAAGTCTTCTGGAGGCAGTCAAAgataaaaacatgataaacCAGGGACAGTTGGAGCTATTGAAGCTTGACTTTGGACCGAATACTTTCACACTGATTGAAAATGAGCTGAAGTCAATGGAGAAAGAAAAACGTGGTCACAGGTTCTCCGAGGAAATCAAGCAGTTTGCGCTGACATTGCATTTCTACAGTGCCCGGGCCTATGAATTTGTAAGACAGTATTTACATCTCCCACATCCCAGCTCAAATCTATTCAAAAATAAAGTACTTTTTTCTCTAAAATAAAGATGTTTGGTGAggattttggtttttgtttgtttgtttgtttttttttgggggggcggggtttgtgtgggtttttttttttattggttttCGGTGTTTTTTCGGGGGGGGTTCATTAGTGCAATTGCtttacttcatttttttttcttaaatttatttatttattttatttatttatttaatttaagtattcatttgtttattccatttatcattatttttattcattataataatttgttggtgttgttttgttttgttttattgggggggggcaGGGACACTGTTAATGGGTGTTGTCTTTATACAATTGTTCAAACAttgaattatttcaaatttagcTGAACAGGGACCTCCTAGGATTTATGGTCTTCAGATATGATGAGTAGAGAATTGAGTATAAGTGGAAAGTGGGTATCTATGTTGTTGAACgaggtttttttctcttgaaGTTTCCTGGTTTGTTCATtgtgccatttaaaaaaaatattttttcaatatcCAGCTATAATAAATTGAAGTAAAAATGTCCATAGCTTTGGTTGTGTTCGtggtttcatattattattattatttcttttttttacccatacaccgatgtgtgttagcatacccatgacccttgcaatagagcagtgtcttaccatggaggaagaatctTACTCCATGGTCTTACCATGGaggttcttcctccatggtcttaccaactagactaccgagattgcccggtaagCTAGCGAAACTtcagttcgaatcccatgttTTGGCATTGGATACCGCAATgacaatagatgttaaatatgCATCGGGGAtagataatattattttatttatccaTAGACCGGTacgggtaaacaaaaaataataacaataaaattatttatccccgatgcaaatttaacatgtagTTTTTTTATAGCACAAATAGGTCAGTAGCTCAGTTTTCGATGATCAAGCCGAGCATTTCCTAGAGCAAGACGATCGATCACTGCACTCAACCTGTGAAGACAATCGGAGGATTGTTCATCCAAACTcatgggcacaatttcatagagctgcttaagcatcaAAAGCAGCTAAGAACTAAAAAAGTACatgcttaccggaataaggTTATCAGCCATACTGCCATGTATTGTGTACAAGTTGTCACTGATATCCTGCTGATcctgctaagcaggaaactTTTAAGCAATttcgcagctctatgaaattgggccctgtcctGCATTAATACCTTGGAAGACTAGTGAGCGGTGAACAAAATTAAGTCGGTAAAATTTACCATGGCAACCTTGTTTTAGGTCAGTAAGGTCCTAGATATATATAGGGGActaaatttcaaattttaaactattaagCATAAGGAGAGACGATGCAGGGGATCAAATCGGGGATGCACGTATGACACCGTTGCATGACGCGCACCCGCAGCGCGCGTCGCGGGATGTGGAGTGCGTTTTGATGATGTCACACAGATTCCCTGTGACGAAACAAAGTGCTTCGAACGTTTGGCGCGCTTCCCTGGACGACATCGCTGGGttacctttgtttttgttttcttgcatgCTCTCATAAACTCTTGAGTTTCTGTAGCGTAAACAAGCAATTTGTTTGTGAAGCTGTGATTTGATGCGATTATTGCGATTTTAGTATTTTTACTGACTACTTTTGTTGACTACCGGGCCGTAGAACCTTCGAAGCCGGGTATTTCCGTTAAACTTGAAGCGAAAGTTGTCACCGAGTTTGCGTGGTTTTTGTAAACACCGCTGACTTCTAGTGTTATTTTGATCAGCATTTGTTGTGACCCAACGACTGTCAATCACAATGTCTGATCGCGGTAAGTTGACTTCTAAACTATTTTTACAGAAACTTTTCAGAAGTTTTCAAATAGCCCCACTCAGTCAGTCTATAATGAGTTTGTGACAAATATCAACTTCATATCAATCACAATAGTTAAGGGAAACTATGACTGGGTAGATTTGAAACAATTGGGGGTTTGAATAAAGAACGTTTACTGgaacgggacttgaaccaacgaccaccGGATTAACGAACCGCCGCTATCAGCCCTTATGTTGGCGGTCCTAAAAATAGTGATTCCTGAACCACCGAGTTAACAGAAGTTTTGAATGCTGCAGATTgcaaaatttaaaggaacattatagaATTGGTTGTTGATCAGACAGTTGATGGGAGTGTAAGcattttatgtaatccaccaatGATAATCTGACAAACCAAGTTTGAGATAGATCGGCCATCCGGTTCACACTCAAGAAAGTAGTGAAAAAACGATCaccatttttgcattttttttactaaaacgCTCACTCGGCGATAAACTCTAAACGGGAACTTggtttaatttatttctcatgaaaaagacatttcagacataattatttcaatggatgtttttttactatcatcatcagttaagttttgtttaaatctgtgatctgcACGGTTTTTGTTCTGCCCAATTCCGTAATGTTCCTTATACTTTGAACGTCTTCCCGTAAACGGGACATCTAATTCTACTCGGCATAGTCTGTAAGTCGGAGGAGGCAACGCCTATGAAAGGATGTGACAGAAGAGACAGCCttattgttaaaataatttaaatgatCCCGGTTCCCATATACTGTTTATTTGTGTTGAACTTTTAAACCTTTGTTTGGTATAAAAGCCAAGTTCTGACTTTCTTTGTGCAGATGAAAATAAACTattcaaacaataattttgctCTTGTCGCCTGAATTGATTGGATTCGCAATAAAAGAAGCCCCATCCTATATATAACAATTTTATTGTGGATTTTATTGGTAAACATCAAAATGTAAGATTTTTCCCTACATGTTACGCAAAACCGGTTTGCATTTACGttgtaattaattttgtaaaaatccGAAGATATTCTTTGAAGTGACAAGTGATGGTGTCAACTGAGGAAGAATTTGCGGAGACTTCTAAAttctaaaacattttttttctttaaaatgagcAAATTACGCCAATAACATTTTGCAATTTGGCCTATTGGCTTGATTAACAAGAAAGGTTAATAAAACTTCAATGGTTTTGTCAAGTTAGATTTTCTTAAACTAGCTAAAACAAAGGTTTTGTGTTTAATAATCGATGATTCATTAAAGTTAAATTCTTCAAAACTTTACGGTTTTCACGTGCAGGGATAGACATCATCCGGCTAATTTCAATTGCTAACCACAATAATTTAGGAGTTAGTCTTCAAAGGCAATTTTTGAACAGTTTTCAATCAGAATTATTTCTCAGTAACCCACTGCGGGTACAACGAGAGCATCTATTTATGGTTACCCAATTAAAGTTTGTTtacagacagtggacactattggtaattactcaaaataattattatcataaaacctttcttggttatcccgagtaatggggagaggttgatagtataaacattgtgagaaacagctccctctgaagtgacgtatatagttagcgagaaagaagtaattttccatgaatttgatttcgagacctcggatttagaatttgacgactcgaaatcaagcatctgaaagcacacaacttcgtgtgaccatggttattttatgcatatgttgagatacaccaactgtgaacactatagtctttgacaattaccaatagtgtccagtgtctttaaaggtattaAGCAGGATTGGTGGAGCTGACAACCATTTACAAATAAGCAACATGTGAATAATTGCGCAATAATCTATTATTTGGGTCAGCAGAAAATTGAGAAAAACCACATCCAATATTTAGCATATTAACCTACtgttctttattttttgtttaaacaatcgaggtgttttttctttttcagattcAGTTTTCTCGAATATTACTTTATTtttagagggaaatatttcacaaaagaaTGGCTTTCAATGAATTTCATAACTAGTAGTTCATACTTAAAGTTAAACACCATCCTCAACCCTCACTGTATAATACATTTAAGAACCaatgtcttttaaaggcactggtcacatttggcagttgtcaaagaccagtcttatcacgtGGTATCccatcatgcataaaataacaaatctgtgcaaattttggattaattggtcatcgaatttgcaagaaaataattatatataGAAGACAAACTTCCTTGTTGtataactttgtgtgctttcagatgcatgtaATAAAAGTCTTTAGCTGAATTACTTTACGATTCGAGTAAACAATAACATCCTAAAAAagctacagagggagccgtttctgacaatgtttgatactatcaacagctcttcattgctcgttaccaagtaattttgtgtgcttacacatactttgagtaactaccaaatgtgtccagtgcctttaacaaagtaCAAGCTGAcgcgttatttttttttttataggaattttatttttttcgtttATTGTATATTCAGAGCCAAAGAATTGGCAAAGGAAGTTGAAGGAAGAACGGCACGTCCACTTTGTTGACATCATGGACGAGTCACGCCGAGCGCCACCCTTCGACCATTTCCCCATCACGCCTTCAAGACGTGGTGGACCCATTAGGCGTCTACTATTCAAGGTTATACCTTGTTATTCGGATCGAGAGATCAAGTATCTGTACGAAGAGAAAGAGGCAGAACCACCAATGAGAAAGATGATTGGTGAAGATCAGAAGAAGGGGATGAAGAAGAGGAAAAATGAGAAGGAGAATAAAAACATCAAGACGAAAGAAGACAAGATAGCAAAGGATAcgattgaatctgagaaggtCAAAGATGTGACCGAAAATGAGAAGAAAGGCACTGCGCAGATCAGGCGcacaaaaacctcttcatcttTAAGGCCATCTTCATCAGCAGAGGGACCTCAAAGAAAGCCCAAGGCAAATAAACACAGGAAGCGTGCTCAGAGCGCATCTCAGAGACGCTCCGTGTTGCCTTTGGGTAAGTGCCGCCCTCTCCCGCCTATACCCAGGAAAGCCAgcaagaaacaaaaaactgcCCTTCCGGAAGATTCTCAACGAACAAGCGAGAAAATTGAGAAGCAGCTGGCGAAGTCGCCTCAGGTGTCTGAGGTAACATCTCCAAGATACCCACCGACGGCAGCCAGAGAAAGACGCCGTAATTCAAGCGAGTCCCTCTGGAGACAAATGAGATACCAACAGCAAAAGATCGGCTTTATTCTCCGTGATAAGGCCAAGGCAAGACGACTAGCTGAGCTAGCTGAAGCTCGAAAGAACGGCACATGTCAAGATGGAGTAGTGACCAAGCATGTTGCTCAACAAATGATACAAGTTGCTCAACAAATGGCCCAAGTTGAGGCCAGACTGAGCTGTGTAAGTGCAAATCAACAACAGATGAATCAAACTGATGTAATCCTGAACCACATTGAGCTTCTTGAGCGCAATGCGTGTGCTCAAGACGACATGCTCATCACAATCAGCCAAATCCTTGGACTACAAAATATCCATAGAATTCTCTCTGCTGAAAATATTCTCCAACACAACCAACTGCctccagcagcagcagcagacaCGGACGCGACGAGTGACAACAGTTATGGACCATCAATGACCTCCACACATGAGGATAATAACAGCAACACTGACGAACTTTCAGACTGGGAAGACCTGATTTCTATCTCATCTGAAAGTGTCTCAGAGCAAACCACCTACTCTTTGAGTAAAAAATCCACTAAGAAGACTTACTCGAGACGTGGAAAGGCAAAAAAGACGACATACAAGAGGAAGTCATATTTAGTTGCACAGAAGAGTGACTCTGAAAGTAGCAACAGTGACGATACTTGCAGTTCTGTCCAGGAACAAAGTGAGATTGAACTGTTCCCAATAACTAAAAGAAGTACATCAACTGGGAAGAAACACAAGAAGAGGAAGACGAAAAAGCAAAACAAGCTGCATGTGAAGCTGTCAGAAGGAATGAGCCGAACTCCTGCCAAGAAGGTTATCAGTGATATTTCCGATACAGACAGCAACCTGAGCAGTGACGACACTTACCGGTACCAATCGGTTAAAAACGGAAACACAGACAAGAGGAGGTCATACACGGTTGAACACAAGAGTGATTACTCTGACAGTGGTAACAATGATGAAGAAAGCATAATGGGACAAAGTGAAACTGAACTTGTACCAGTGATTAAAAGAAGTTCAACAACTAAGAAGGACAAGAAACGCAAGAAGAGGAagtcaaaacaacaaataaccAAGCTGCATGAGAAGTCTCCAGAAGAAGATAGCCAAACTCAAGCCAAGCAGGTTACCAGTGACGTTTCAGATACGGACAACAGCCTTAACAATGACGACACTTACCCAGCAGTAAACAAGGGGAACGCACCGGGTGCAAGAAACAAGAGGAAGACTAAAGGCCGTCAAGTTATGACCATTGAGACCCTTTCCTCGGAATCAGAGTCCAATCTTCAGACGTTGACCATTGACAGCAACCTTAACCATGACGACACTAAGGGAAACACATCGAGTCCAGGAAACAAGAAGACCAAAAGCCGTCAACGTAAGAGAAAACCATCGAGAAAGATGACTGTTGCAATCTCTTCCTCTGAATCAGAGTCAAATCTTCAGGCTTTGAACATTGACAGCAACCTTAACAATGACGACACATACCCACCAATAAATAATGGGTACGCACCgagtcaaagaaacaagaaGATTAAAGGCCGCCAACTCAATGGAAAACCAACAAAAATGATGCCTTTTGGAATCTCTTCCTCAAAATCAGTTGAGTTTAATCTCCAGACCCTGAACATTGATGCATCACCTGATGATGaagcagaacaaaaaacacttCAGCGAAAGAGAACTCCTAAATGGAGTACTCGAAATCTATCTGAAGATGACACACCAGTACACACTGTGCTTCATTCCCCAGAATCTGCTGGAAGCAGTTCTGGTAGATCTAAGAATCGAGACCACAGACGTAAAAGGTCTTCGTCACAACCAGAGCGACTTGAGGATGTGCCTGAACGTGCACAACCATCTACATCTAATGTAGATGAAGGATGCACTTCCCCTGTTAAACATGTGAGCGGTCGAATGAGGCATGCCCATAAGTACACGAAGTCCCGAGAGCCGAAATGTCTTGCGTTAAGTGATGACGAAGAAAAATACCAACTCGCAGTGAACATAGCAGCAGCACCTGCTCCAGAATCAACGACACCCTCTATGAAGGAGGAGACACTTATCTGCGGCAAGTCTACAAGAAAacagaagaaacaaaacaagacaaaaagatCTTCAGAACCAAAAACAACCTCATTAAAAAGTGAGAATTTTGATAACTC
Above is a genomic segment from Asterias amurensis chromosome 6, ASM3211899v1 containing:
- the LOC139938577 gene encoding THAP domain-containing protein 1-like, producing the protein MPESCTAVGCTNRRVKGGGVSFHKFPLGKQTLLSKWVAAISRPDFYPSKHQVVCSEHFRENDYIRCVHPRDDQEVVKHELMESAVPSIFPDKYLTHKQRKQVREKQASKRPPPKRQLMAAEPGPQPPKKAVINVTEEEHMYALSLSSVSGKLIETTSKLQEVRKELKVAKQKVRRQSKKISSLLEAVKDKNMINQGQLELLKLDFGPNTFTLIENELKSMEKEKRGHRFSEEIKQFALTLHFYSARAYEFVRQYLHLPHPSSNLFKNKVLFSLK